The genome window TGTCCACAAAGTTTGGTGATCATTGTTTTCAGACCTAAGGCCACAAAGCTTTTCTCAATAACAAACGCCTGTAGAACATAGAGCCACAATAAATTAATGTCTAGTCAACTCAAAAGTGACAACAggcaaagtgtgtgtgtgcgcttgtaTTGTTTGTGATATTCCGGTACTATTTTCCCCATCTTCATCTGGCCCAAACTGCATTGTGTATTGTTGTCAATAAATTGAGTATACGGAATGCCTCTTATGTTTCTTGTAAGAACAGCATTATTACcctaatttttcaaatttcgtgtgcccgccccccccaaaaagatctTAATCGAATGTGTGTCATACAAAATAACATGCGAATTAAGAAAACCAGTCACATTTTACAGTGTATATTTTTACCGGTACTAAGGGCCAGTGAAAAATGTGTACTTTCATtccattattatttgtaagGTCTTTAAAAGCTATGCTTTTTGTAACGTTTAATCCGCATTTTGAATCcctttgtgtgtatgttttgaGAAATGCTACGTTactgtaaaatggctaaatgtcTGAAAACAATAATCAGTCATCAAAATTTTATGGACATTACTACTCACTGAAAATACCAAATTGATCGcaccattgttttgtttttgggattatttttatgcacattttaaattgtgggAAATCCCAGCTCGCATTTGTGTAGTGCAGCGAGTGAAATTTTAAATTTATCTTATGAAAAAGTAGAATGTTTGTCTGATAAACAACTGTGCTGATAGTAGATAGTGTGTAAGTTGAGAGCAGCAAATTGTTAGTGTATAATAATTGAAGGGGGAGGGAGCAATTGGAATGATTTTGTGCCTGGGGTGCATGATAAATGACAGGACGTTACAATGGAGAAAGTATGATATATAAATTTGTGATGAGACAGCATCTATCATAATAGTAAAGTTAAAGTACAACTTTTTTCACAAGCGCTTGGTACTGGTAAATGTTTAACAATGATAGATATACCTAATTTCCTTTGTGCACATGTATTGCTTGAAAGTAATTATAAAAGTCATTCATTAATGATCAAGCAATTTCTTTAATGAATATAAAACACAGCAATTAGTTCACAAAGTAAAAGAAATCAAACTAGCGTGGCTCTATTCTTCAGAACTCGTTGGGATTTATGGCGTACTCATTTAGTTCTCATTAGTCGCACGTGTTAACTCCAACGAAAGTAGTAATTGCAAATGTACAGTTTGCCGGAATGTTCCCTAGCCTAGAGGTAGTGCTGGTGTAAGTGAAATgttgaaaacaaagaaaaatacttaaaaacttTCCCATTCTCACCCCTTCCATCCCTTTGTCCGTCCGTCCACACCACCTGTGTCCAAACCAACATATAGTTCAGCTTATGTCTTAGTTGATTCTGTCTATTATTTTGCATTCTAAATCAGTTTTGGCTTTAGTGTAGCACATCGAAGACAACTAAGTTGTATAAATACCGGGTAGGTCatgtcgttatttttttttttaaatgatttattagtcatttttttaattatccgGGGCAGTGTCACTTGGTAATTTGGAGTGGAAAAGTGTCAATTTTAGAAAACAATTTTTCTTGTGACAATACTGTTTATAAAAGCTCATCATGcaggaaaatgtgaaaatagtaTGATGAGAGCAGTGTTTAGATGGTGattggtctgttttttttttgctttagctTTCAATTCTGATGTtttggtagtagtaatagtggtttCATAGATGGGGTTAAAACAAGATAGCTATAATTAATTGTTGAACCATGACATTGATTGAACCATAAACATGACCTGGGGTTTACCTTTCTGTCAgtgtgctttgatttttttgtacatgtaAGAGAGGTTTATTGCAATTGAGCAGACATCTGGAGCTACAGTATATTTACATTGCAGTTAGGGGCTGGGTACCCTATGTTCTTACTCATTCCACTTAAATTGGGGGGGTCGTGGTTGGGGTTGAGAGATGACATTTAATGTGTTGATGGGTATATTTTTAACCATGGTTTGGACAGActttgtcttttatttattaatcacTTGGAAGTTGCTGTTTTGTGTGTGCAGCTTTTTAGgtaaactaaatacaaatgtatatatacatagtactCCTGTACGTAAAGTAAGAAAGCCCCCACTTAAAATGTGTAGTAAAGACGTTAAAGTTCAGAATTCAtgttaaaacacacaaacatgacCCCTTTCAGTGTGTCTAGCAAAATGTTAATTATTCAAAAAAGTCTtcaactgttaaaaaaaatcctggttttAATTTAAGTTATTGACGTATTTGATTGATATTTCTGGTTATTTCTTTGATTATCGCTATGTTGATCACTcccagcaaacaaacaaaaaacagaatactcttGAAGATTCTTGGTACGGTTGGCTCCTGCTATCAATTTGAAATTGTATCTCTTGCCAGGGAATTTGCTCTCAGACATCTTAAGCATGTAGTAAACCTGACATGTTTGCGACTTCTCACTAGATTTCATCAATAGCATGATTTTGAGATAAATTTTAAAGTGTTATCTTAGTCAATAATGGTAAGAGTGCAAGTGGCTGCATTAGAACATTTCCGAAATGCAAGATGAGCAACGCTTTACTATAGCAATGTCAGTCGATGTTTTATATATGAAATTTAACAGTTATTTGTATTCAGTAGGGGACTCTTATGTCCGTGTTCAATGAGGAAAAACACGAGAGTGCAAGGGAAATGGAGGGTAGGATCAAAATACTAGTTTCCCCCCATATCTGTAGGTGAATTGCAATAAGATTTTTGGGCGAGCGGGGTGTTCAGTTTGCAATAAGTGGTATGTTCTGCTGTGTACAgatacatttgttttcattgttgttggtttttttaattgcaaaaattttacttgtttttattttcgtgtgatggttttaaaaagaacaaaattattGTAAAGTGTATAAGAAATCTTAGGGTTTTTCAAGGATTcattcttaaaataaaatatatgtacaatgtgtgtgtttcttTTATTCTCTGTTAATTTAATAACATAACTTTTGATTCAAGAATGTTTCTCAGTCTACACAGTTCCACACAGGTAAAGGGAAGAAATATATCAGCGttacaaaaatgaaatggagTAAAAATATTGTTTAGCCAGGTCATCAGATTTTAAAGAACACAACTGAGCaataaatgaaaacatgttGCGGTCTCTTATAACTTGTAGCCCAGTCCGGATCTGCTGATGTAGCAGAACAATGTCATGGCAAAACACATCCCCAAGACCTgtcaaaaaaagtaaaaaaaaattgttagtctagagcaggggtgtcagactcgcgggccgctttaatgtcaacttgatttcacatgggccggaccattttagatataacatttagatttttttaataaatggattaaaagccctgaatattcagttttttatagatctaaaacaatgtttattttagctttttttatatatatttttagattttacaaaatgatttttgaactaaaaacaggaaaaaaaatgattaaaaaagtacaattattgatttaaaaggcggaaaataaggaaatgtaatatacatctatactcttcattttaatttgatcctaaaacagaaagtcggcactcatgaattactttcccgggccacacaaaatgatgtggcgggccagatttggcccccgggccgccactttgatctAGAGGGTTAAAAAGTGTTAAATTTGATACCAGACAGCCTTCATTTATacataaaatgtgtgctttGTTGCATCTTAAATCCACGTAGCCATCTAGTTTAGGCCTGACAGTGCCCTCCTACTTTATTAGGGCAATAtacaaactaaaacaaaaatatatatatacctcaATAATGCAGAGAAAAATAACGGAAATCCCAGTGCTTAGAAAATTTTCTTCAAACCAATCCTGCAGCTTGTCTAAACAACCCTGTAAACCAAAAAGAAACCAATTGGACTGAAATGGGAGAACACACAGTGACTTAGTATTCTGATCATGGATCTTTGGCAGACCGACTTTACCGTTGATCTGTGCTGTTTGGTCTGTGGGTCAAAGCAAGAATCTGGGACTTGGCTTCCCCAGTCTGACACATTGTGCACACCACAACAATCAAACTGAAACAAAAAAGTTGCAAATTCAATGTTACCAGAATATTAAAATACAGCACCGTTGTCAGGTTCGCATTCTGATTATCTGTCGTACAATCAAGAGGGGAAAACTTGTCATTTAAAATACTGTTTATCTCCAAAggtaccatttttttccttcactgCTCAGACAGAAAATCATTACTTTTTCTGCATTGTAATCTCACATTTTGCTGAACAAGATCCCATTCGTTGTAGACCTCTTttgattttttcccttttgcgtTCTCCAAACCATTGTTTAGATCCATCTCCACCCAAGTAGAAATCTATTAGAGGGAAAAGTAGTGTGGATTATTGCCGTAACAACTATTGGCGCGTCCTAAGACCTGTGAATGTAGCCTTACGTTCTTTTCGTACAGGAGGAACAAGCATGCAGCCGTCAATTCCACCAGCAGCAAAAAGAAGAGCAACAGGAAGAACTGTCACCAGATACACATGTCTTATGTTAATGTCACTCCTTTGCTGTTGGAagttaaaagaaaatgcatagGCTAATCAAAACTCTGCATTGTACCGTCAGCAGAAGGCAGCGGTTCTCTTTCAGAGCTCCCAGGAAGCCCAGGAAGGAAATGCACGAGATGATGATACCACTGATCAGCAACATGGTGGCTAAATTGACCTTGTCCAGGGAAGGTGTAAGTGCCGCCCATCTGAAGTTCACCATCAAATATGCGCCGAAACCCAGCACGGCCACGCCAGACAACTGACACCACAGAAAAATGACTTTAGAATGCAGTATGCACTATATtaaatagaaatgttttttttatttgcattgtaTTGGGGAGtaagttttatattttataaagCCTCCTAATTCTCTGgccatatatgtgtatatatgtttgttAGCACAATGTGATTTTCGTTGTGGTTCGTTTAAAATACCAAATGCTGTCATCATGACTTATATTTGGAAATGGTAGTGTAGTAGGTCGGTGTTGTACTGggttatgtatttatattcaaTTTGTAGTTTGTTTCCATAATTTCTATGTTTAAAAATTAtgtggctttttgttgtttgtttaaaatgCCAAATGTCACCATTTTAGATTAGAAAATTGTAGTGGCATAGGtgaaatttttcattaaaaatggataTTTTCATTACCGTAAGGCACAATTTGAAGATTGACACTCTTAAGTGTAAGAAACGGAAACAAACTTTAACTCATTGCTTAAAATGGGCAATTATAGAGACATTGACACACTGAGAGGACTGACTGATGTCAAGATCTGTCATTGGAAGCTATTGATTTAACAAAGATGTGTAGTTTGATTGTGTTTGTCTTAAACGTCAGTTGAAACCGGTCCCTAAATGTTGACAAAATTTAGGTTGAACTTTAATATAAgtgaaatgtatatatttatgtactgTGCAGTTTTGACCAATGCGACACATACAAAACAAAGGAAGTTGGCGACACACATGGTGTACTTCAAACACTTGAGGCACGCGTGGGTCATCTTGAGATGGCTCTGTTAAGACATGTCACACAATCATGGAAATAGAAATCCAAACACTGAGgggctttttaaaattcatattgTGGTTAAACACATTACGAATCAACAGTTACACATGAGGAAGTGATTCTGACTCACTTCGTTTCCTGTCTTTGCGTTTGAATTTACAAATAGAAAACATCTTACAAATACATTCGACATTTTGTGGCGCAAGTGCTTAGCACATCAGCctgacagctctgggttcctgggtttaaatccaggtcggttcacctgtgtggagcttgcatgttctctctgggcctttgtgggtttcctctgggtactccggtttcctcccacattccaaaaacatgcatggtaggctgattggacactctaaattgcccctaggtatgggtctgagtttgcatggttgtccgtgtccttgtgccctgcgatcggctggccaccgattcagggtgtcccccgcctctggcccggagtcagctgggataggctccagcaccccccgcgaccctaatgaggataaagcggttcagaaaattgagATGATATTTTACTTTCTGGAGTGTGTTTAAAACCCCACCAGAAAATCTGTCTGACAATTTATCAAATGTCAATGTATTATTATATTGGAAATAGAATACCTTATTACATATTTGACAAATACGTACCGGTATGTTGAATCTAGTGCTCGAGTTATAAAGAAAATTCTGGTAACAGTTTAAAATCTGATATCACATCACTTATTTTGGAACAATATCTTTACAGGCTAATATGTGGACTTGTACACAAGTCATATTTTTCTTTAGAAACAATACAGGCTGTACATTACATAAAACAAAGAAACTTTAATGTATAAATTCAATGTATATTGGATGAAGATGTCTCTAATTTATTAGCCTCTAACAAACAATATgctgatatttttaaataaataatctgtTCCGACAGATTAGTAAACTATAAACTGTGGCTACAGATTAGCtatgaaaagtattttttttctaccttggCACCCAGGGGGGTCCGTAGAATCTATCTTAGAAGACTAAAGACAAAGAGTGCTAAAGTTCTTACCAGTTGaagacaatttaaaattaaaatgttcttttctttttcgtGACCTCTGCTCTTCTTACACTTCCCTTTCTTCTCACACTGAACAGTGCGTTGCACTTAACTGGGCGTTCAGCTCGATCTTACTTCCTCTTTACATTGGGTGGAAAATATGTGACTGAGAAAGTTCAGCAAGGAATAAACGTAAATAACACcagactggttttatttttaggtGTCGTCTGGGCATCTGAAGAGCCCACTATGATATGCCTGAACGCAGGTGCATCTCCTTACAGAGGTTAAAATACTGGCTGGGATTCTTTACTCTTGCTCTAAACTGGTTCAAGTCCTCATATCTTGAGTACAGGAGTGTTTTATTGAAATTGGTAAATGTCTATGGACTTCCACAAGGGTCAAACCAGGGACCTCTATTGTTCAGtcactaaatcaggggtcgggaacctttttgacgaagagagccataaacaattcatattttctaatgttattccttgagagccattctccaaatttaaaagtcaaaatacatggtACATGGGTGCCTatgtttttagtaatttcaccacttttaaagtggaaaaaactacttttgacattcttatgcagttgctaataaATGAGtgtatgcattccagaagagtctaatgcaaaaaaatgaagattaaagcagctctAGATGTAGTATATGGTTTCCatgttttagctcacaggttagcggagagccagatgcacccatcaaaagagccacatgtggctcccgagccataggttccctaccgaTGCACTAAATGAtcacaccctagattggtcgccagtcagttgaaGGGCACATGGACACAGACTACTATTCGCACCCGCAGTCATACCACTAtcgagtgggaattgatcccacgctgCCCGCACAAAAGTCAGGCAGCAAAAGAACAACTCCAGGAAATCAGATGGCATTCTGCACCAACAACTCTGCTGAAGTTCAATACTCCCCCATGCTTGTATTAGTTTTGTGTGGCATCTTTTTACTCCACATCCTTCCTGTATGAAGCAGATCTCTAAAACTAAGACACATGGTTAGCCACAACTGTTTGACTTTGACAACAAAGAAGCAGTCCAAATTTGTTGCACAATGGCACTGCTACATCACAATAAACATAAACAGAAGCATAACAATGGAgatatttgttttgcttttgtttttacacACAGTAACAGTTTGGATGCTTATTTCATTCTTTGCACTATGACATCAGATGAAGGGCTGATTCATAAGACAGTGATGTGGAATGAGAACAaagaaaagacacaaaaatgtcttaaaaaacaatacaacCGTTAATCCTCAAACTAATAACTCATATGCTTAACAGTGCTCAactgtttttaatgaattttataactttttgaaaaatggattaaCTTCATTACATGCCGTCAGTTCTAGGTTGTGCACGCTCTTGGCATCATGTGTATTATACGCAACATAGTAGGTCAGGAGGCTTTAAAAGAGCAACATGTATAACTGGTGGCCAAAATTGGTACTGTAACCAGGATCAAATGTGACTTAGGTTTTATATACCGAGACCCGCTCTCCAGTCACCTCAAGTACAGTGAGCTTTTATGTGTTTGTGTCCTATTTCCCAAAGGGGAGCCCAGGAACATTTTCTGTTTACGCGTTTACCGTGATAACATTTTCCTCGCTGAATCACAAGCAAGGCTGTGTGGTTGTGCCACCTTTCCTCCGCCGTAAACAGGGCGCTCTCTGTGTCATTCAGTCATACTGGCAACTCCCACACTAAAGTCCCTTTGAAATTGCAGTTTGTTTACTTGACAGCACTAAATATGCTGGTTACCATTCAGGAAACCTCTGATTCAGTGGAGGAAAAGGCTGCATCAATATAGCTGGCTTTacctattcatattttctaatgttattccttgagagccattctccgaatttaaaagtcaaaatacatgataCATGAGTGCCTatgtttttagtaatttcaccacttttaaagtggaaaaaactacttttgacattcttatgcagttgctaataaatgagtatgcattccagaagtctaatgcaacattttttaaattttttttttaaccaaatggACTTCACATGTTGTGATCAATTAGAATTATTTTGCTTCGTGTCTACTTTTTAAAGCACAAAGCCAAGCATTCTCTGAAGAGAGCAGCAATTCCCATCACTAACGTGACCCATCTTTGATGTGCATTTGCCATTGTAGGTCATTTTACTGTCGTTGTGGGAACATACTGGCGCTCTATTCTCTCTGCTGTCATCACTCCAATTAAATGCAGTCAAGGAATGTGCAAGCTACAACTAGCAACTGCCCCTATTTCTTGGAGAGCAGCCTACTGCAACACCTGCTTGCCCCACCAAGCAACAGGATGTCTATCCCACTTTTTCCCTTACATTTTCCTTTTCCTAAAAACTCGTTCTGCACAACTCGTGAAATAATATGCTCACACCCGTCTACGAAATCTAATACACTGCTGGTGATCAACTCAGACCGCT of Stigmatopora argus isolate UIUO_Sarg chromosome 5, RoL_Sarg_1.0, whole genome shotgun sequence contains these proteins:
- the LOC144075040 gene encoding leukocyte surface antigen CD53-like isoform X1, producing the protein MTHACLKCLKYTMCVANFLCFLSGVAVLGFGAYLMVNFRWAALTPSLDKVNLATMLLISGIIISCISFLGFLGALKENRCLLLTFFLLLFFLLLVELTAACLFLLYEKNISTWVEMDLNNGLENAKGKKSKEVYNEWDLVQQNFDCCGVHNVSDWGSQVPDSCFDPQTKQHRSTGCLDKLQDWFEENFLSTGISVIFLCIIEVLGMCFAMTLFCYISRSGLGYKL
- the LOC144075040 gene encoding leukocyte surface antigen CD53-like isoform X2 gives rise to the protein MVNFRWAALTPSLDKVNLATMLLISGIIISCISFLGFLGALKENRCLLLTFFLLLFFLLLVELTAACLFLLYEKNISTWVEMDLNNGLENAKGKKSKEVYNEWDLVQQNFDCCGVHNVSDWGSQVPDSCFDPQTKQHRSTGCLDKLQDWFEENFLSTGISVIFLCIIEVLGMCFAMTLFCYISRSGLGYKL